A window of Lytechinus variegatus isolate NC3 chromosome 15, Lvar_3.0, whole genome shotgun sequence contains these coding sequences:
- the LOC121428932 gene encoding uncharacterized protein LOC121428932 codes for MHSWSIVAILALCLTVVHSAGPVQQEDEVTEQHEQGPSAPQKAALREKQAHFIQRAKEIKEDESLSEEEKQKQLHQLREHAMLYMGPHAILPHALMQQSPIPAVEEKRRHLIRAVEAIATSDRDFDEKKRELESVRDQFKEEVNAIHQELSEEDIQKVRMSIRKRGEANAYKQMIHDGIRGSMEAGARGQAFNQAIHRGVQKLTAGLKNKEMGEYRKKMTGKRMANAGHKAEKRRAARESRSRPDLF; via the exons ATGCATTCTTGGAGTATCGTGGCCATTCTAGCCCTCTGTTTGACCGTTGTCCATTCAGCAGGACCAGTACAGCAAGAG GATGAGGTAACCGAGCAGCACGAGCAGGGCCCCTCAGCACCGCAGAAAGCAGCTCTCCGCGAGAAACAGGCCCATTTCATCCAACGAGCCAAGGAGATCAAAGAAGATGAGAGTCTTAGTGAGGAGGAGAAACAGAAACAGCTTCACCAACTAAGGGAACACGCCATGCTTTACATGGGACCTCACGCTATTCTACCCCATGCTCTCATGCAACAATCACCCATCCCCGCGGTGGAAGAGAAGAGACGACATCTAATCCGTGCT GTCGAAGCCATAGCCACCAGCGATCGCGACTTTGATGAGAAGAAACGCGAACTGGAGAGCGTCCGTGATCAATTCAAGGAGGAGGTCAACGCCATCCACCAGGAACTATCCGAAGAGGACATCCAGAAGGTCCGCATGAGCATCAGAAAACGCGGAGAGGCTAACGCTTACAAGCAAATGATCCATGATGGCATTCGTGGTTCCATGGAAGCTGGAGCTCGCGGCCAGGCTTTCAACCAAGCCATACACCGTGGAGTCCAGAAATTGACGGCTGGCCTGAAGAACAAGGAGATGGGAGAATATCGAAAGAAGATGACCGGCAAGCGGATGGCCAACGCAGGCCACAAGGCAGAGAAAAGACGCGCCGCCAGAGAATCACGATCCCGACCAGATCTTttctaa